Proteins from a single region of Nocardiopsis dassonvillei subsp. dassonvillei DSM 43111:
- a CDS encoding carbohydrate ABC transporter permease — MTASTAERPAVRQRPTGRRPALPRRRPGRRRPNVLAGLGALVWLAVVGVPLYALLVATVQRSENYTSAGPLTPPADPTLGNYVKAIENGVLGFVLNTAIVTVAVVAIVLVLASMTGFAVVRSRTRWTTGVFRMFLLGLAIPSQAVIIPVYLIIIELGLYDTLTAIVLPTAAFALPVCVLILVGSMRDISEELYEAMALDGAGPVRTFLQLVVPMSRSGLSTIGVYAALQAWNGFLFPLILTQSADNRLITMGLFEFQGEYRVDVPGMLAAVVLATLPLFLVYLFARRSLVRGMMGVGGK, encoded by the coding sequence GTGACCGCCAGTACGGCCGAGAGGCCCGCCGTCCGGCAGCGCCCCACCGGCCGACGCCCCGCCCTCCCCCGGCGGCGGCCGGGCCGCCGGCGCCCCAACGTCCTGGCCGGGCTGGGCGCCCTGGTGTGGCTGGCCGTCGTGGGGGTGCCGCTGTACGCGCTGCTCGTGGCCACGGTGCAGCGCTCCGAGAACTACACCTCCGCGGGGCCGCTCACCCCGCCCGCGGACCCGACCCTGGGCAACTACGTCAAGGCGATCGAGAACGGGGTGCTGGGCTTCGTGCTCAACACCGCGATCGTCACCGTCGCGGTGGTGGCGATCGTGCTGGTGCTCGCCTCCATGACCGGGTTCGCCGTGGTGCGCTCGCGCACCCGGTGGACCACGGGGGTGTTCCGGATGTTCCTGCTGGGGCTGGCGATCCCGTCCCAGGCGGTGATCATCCCGGTGTACCTGATCATCATCGAACTGGGGCTCTACGACACCCTGACCGCCATCGTGCTGCCCACGGCGGCGTTCGCGCTGCCGGTGTGCGTGCTGATCCTGGTGGGGTCGATGCGCGACATCTCCGAGGAGCTGTACGAGGCCATGGCCCTGGACGGCGCGGGCCCGGTGCGCACCTTCCTCCAGCTGGTGGTGCCGATGTCGCGGTCGGGGCTGAGCACCATCGGCGTGTACGCCGCGCTCCAGGCCTGGAACGGGTTCCTGTTCCCGCTGATCCTCACCCAGTCGGCGGACAACCGGCTGATCACCATGGGCCTGTTCGAGTTCCAGGGCGAGTACCGCGTGGACGTGCCCGGCATGCTGGCCGCGGTCGTGCTGGCGACCCTGCCGCTCTTCCTCGTGTACCTCTTCGCGCGCCGCTCCCTGGTGCGCGGCATGATGGGGGTCGGTGGAAAGTAG
- a CDS encoding gas vesicle protein K, with product MPEVNGNPLRAAQSPEGPTPVRVADADTVPGGGNGILGRLQDALDETADPDRADGGPAGPERQRLRHRIETEPDTVERDLIKLVLTVVELVRQLMERQALRRVDQGDLTEDQEERIGMTLMLLEERMTELRERYGLSAADLNLDLGPLGSLLPRNGE from the coding sequence ATGCCAGAGGTGAACGGGAACCCGCTCCGCGCGGCGCAGAGCCCCGAGGGGCCGACGCCCGTGCGCGTGGCCGACGCCGACACGGTTCCGGGAGGCGGGAACGGCATCCTGGGACGGCTCCAGGACGCCCTGGACGAGACGGCGGACCCGGACCGGGCCGACGGGGGGCCTGCGGGCCCCGAACGGCAGCGGCTGCGCCACCGGATCGAGACCGAGCCCGACACGGTCGAGCGCGACCTGATCAAGCTGGTGCTCACCGTGGTGGAGCTGGTGCGCCAGCTCATGGAGCGCCAGGCCCTGCGGCGCGTGGACCAGGGCGACCTCACCGAGGACCAGGAGGAGCGCATCGGCATGACGCTGATGCTGCTGGAGGAGCGCATGACCGAGCTGCGCGAGCGCTACGGGCTCTCCGCCGCCGACCTCAACCTGGACCTGGGCCCGCTGGGGTCCCTGCTGCCCAGAAACGGGGAGTAG
- a CDS encoding gas vesicle protein: MSTVNGSGPAGNGPPGTGGFPGQAHSLTTMLDEDHPLANREISLVDLLDRVLAKGVVVSGDLTVSIADVDLVRVSLHALVSSINENVPSPWEHGHPLSGWIRQE; this comes from the coding sequence GTGAGCACGGTGAACGGATCCGGCCCCGCCGGGAACGGCCCGCCCGGCACCGGCGGCTTCCCCGGCCAGGCCCACTCCCTGACCACGATGCTGGACGAGGACCACCCCCTGGCCAACCGGGAGATCTCCCTGGTGGACCTGCTCGACCGGGTCCTGGCCAAGGGGGTGGTCGTCTCGGGGGACCTGACCGTCTCCATCGCCGACGTGGACCTGGTCCGGGTCTCCCTGCACGCCCTGGTGTCGTCGATCAACGAGAACGTGCCCTCGCCCTGGGAGCACGGTCACCCCCTGAGCGGATGGATCCGCCAGGAGTGA
- a CDS encoding GvpL/GvpF family gas vesicle protein has protein sequence MERPEQASYVYAVCRPFGPATTDGMTGVGGHPVHLVVEGDLAAAVSTVPLDEFDERALHAKLEDLRWLEEVARAHHGVVDAVALRSVALPLRLATVYRGDERVRQVLRENAQAFAATLDELVDRVEVGVKVYAEAGARTAAQPEPRTPADESPGKAYLRRRREQRDRRDDTWQRASALCERADGVLGAMARARAQHQTQNAALSEASGENVMNNAYLVDGERVAEFLAAVDELNSRAPEGTRIEASGPWAPYSFSSPRAAEAGA, from the coding sequence ATGGAACGGCCTGAGCAGGCGAGCTACGTCTACGCGGTGTGCCGCCCCTTCGGCCCGGCGACCACCGACGGCATGACGGGCGTGGGCGGCCACCCCGTCCACCTCGTCGTCGAGGGCGACCTGGCCGCCGCGGTCAGCACCGTCCCCCTGGACGAGTTCGACGAGCGGGCGCTCCACGCCAAGCTGGAGGACCTGCGCTGGCTGGAGGAGGTGGCCCGCGCCCACCACGGCGTCGTGGACGCGGTGGCCCTGCGGTCCGTGGCCCTGCCGCTGCGGCTGGCCACCGTCTACCGCGGGGACGAACGGGTCCGCCAGGTCCTGCGCGAGAACGCGCAAGCCTTCGCGGCGACCCTGGACGAACTCGTGGACCGGGTCGAGGTCGGCGTGAAGGTCTACGCCGAGGCGGGCGCGCGCACCGCCGCGCAGCCCGAGCCGCGGACCCCCGCCGACGAGAGCCCGGGCAAGGCCTACCTGCGCAGGCGCAGGGAGCAGCGCGACCGCCGCGACGACACCTGGCAGCGGGCCTCCGCGCTGTGCGAGCGGGCCGACGGGGTCCTGGGCGCGATGGCCCGGGCGCGCGCCCAGCACCAGACGCAGAACGCCGCGCTGTCGGAGGCCTCCGGCGAGAACGTCATGAACAACGCCTACCTCGTGGACGGGGAGCGGGTGGCGGAGTTCCTCGCGGCGGTGGACGAGCTGAACTCCCGCGCGCCGGAGGGCACCAGGATCGAGGCCTCCGGGCCGTGGGCCCCCTACTCCTTCTCCTCCCCCCGAGCGGCGGAGGCGGGCGCGTGA
- a CDS encoding gas vesicle protein produces the protein MSEPTPWRGEPRQIRSSGGSSSANLADVLERVLDKGVVIAGDIKINLLDIELLTVKLRLLVASVDKAKEMGIDWWEHDPALSSRASRREDDELAEENRRLRERIEALEEHRTAQVTAAEADPLAEEGSGTPAAEGSGAREEGDHGTA, from the coding sequence ATGAGTGAACCCACGCCCTGGCGGGGCGAGCCGAGGCAGATCCGCTCCTCGGGCGGATCCTCCTCCGCCAACCTCGCCGACGTACTCGAACGCGTTCTCGACAAGGGCGTCGTGATCGCGGGCGACATCAAGATCAACCTGCTGGACATCGAACTCCTCACCGTCAAGCTCCGGCTGCTCGTCGCCTCGGTGGACAAGGCCAAGGAGATGGGCATCGACTGGTGGGAGCACGACCCGGCCCTGTCCTCCCGCGCCTCGCGGCGCGAGGACGACGAGCTGGCCGAGGAGAACAGGCGCCTGCGCGAGCGCATCGAGGCCCTGGAGGAGCACCGCACCGCGCAGGTCACCGCGGCCGAGGCGGACCCCCTCGCCGAGGAGGGCTCCGGGACCCCGGCCGCGGAGGGCTCCGGCGCCCGGGAGGAGGGCGACCATGGAACGGCCTGA
- a CDS encoding SRPBCC family protein: MAATTDSRGPLARLRSAADRNEGTSKLADALQDYLSAKATSVVHGAARRLGATVERLTSEGASAAPVAAGVGGKLAQGKNPVNAVVTGGAKGLKDKARKGLKDKVGQGLGTGSSGGGGKPGKMVNIVEDVDVGVPVRVAYNQWTRFPDFGSFAKGVQSAERTGDTSSHWRGKVFWSSRSWSAEVTEQVQDQRIAWSTEAAKGTMKGVVTFHPLGENLTRVLLVVEYYPKGLFERTGNIWRAQGRRLRLDLKHYRRQVMMLPRDEAAELRGWRGEVREGEVVLSHDDAVALEEADLTEEQWAELEELDPDERAELADLDPEERAELADLDDGSAEAADAEPEDRIFDDEPEDGFEEEPEAADDEELEEEPEGEEEEEEEEEFLDDEAEGQDADEADEQDLEAEEGEYPDEEERPADGRS, translated from the coding sequence ATGGCCGCGACGACTGACTCCCGGGGGCCGCTGGCCCGGCTGCGGTCGGCCGCCGACAGGAACGAGGGCACCTCCAAGCTCGCCGACGCCCTCCAGGACTACCTCAGCGCCAAGGCCACCAGCGTGGTGCACGGCGCGGCCCGCAGGCTCGGGGCCACGGTGGAGCGCCTCACCAGTGAGGGCGCCTCAGCCGCCCCCGTCGCGGCCGGGGTCGGCGGCAAGCTCGCCCAGGGCAAGAACCCGGTCAACGCCGTGGTCACCGGCGGGGCCAAGGGCCTCAAGGACAAGGCCAGGAAGGGCCTCAAGGACAAGGTCGGCCAGGGCCTGGGCACGGGTTCCTCCGGAGGGGGCGGCAAGCCCGGCAAGATGGTCAACATCGTCGAGGACGTCGACGTGGGCGTTCCGGTCCGCGTGGCCTACAACCAGTGGACCCGCTTCCCCGACTTCGGCTCCTTCGCCAAGGGCGTGCAGAGCGCGGAGCGCACCGGGGACACCTCCTCCCACTGGAGGGGCAAGGTCTTCTGGTCCAGCCGCAGCTGGAGCGCCGAGGTCACCGAGCAGGTCCAGGACCAGCGGATCGCCTGGTCGACCGAGGCCGCCAAGGGCACCATGAAGGGCGTCGTGACCTTCCACCCCCTGGGGGAGAACCTCACCCGCGTCCTGCTGGTGGTGGAGTACTACCCCAAGGGCCTCTTCGAGCGCACGGGCAACATCTGGCGGGCCCAGGGCAGACGCCTGCGCCTGGACCTCAAGCACTACCGGCGCCAGGTCATGATGCTGCCCCGGGACGAGGCGGCCGAACTCCGCGGCTGGCGCGGCGAGGTCCGCGAGGGCGAGGTCGTCCTCTCCCACGACGACGCCGTCGCCCTGGAGGAGGCGGACCTCACCGAGGAGCAGTGGGCCGAGCTGGAGGAGCTGGACCCCGACGAGCGGGCCGAACTCGCCGACCTGGACCCCGAGGAGCGGGCGGAGCTCGCCGACCTCGACGACGGGAGCGCGGAGGCCGCGGACGCCGAGCCCGAGGACCGGATCTTCGACGACGAGCCCGAGGACGGGTTCGAGGAGGAGCCCGAGGCCGCGGACGACGAAGAGCTTGAGGAAGAGCCCGAGGGCGAAGAGGAAGAAGAGGAAGAGGAGGAGTTCCTCGATGACGAGGCTGAGGGCCAGGACGCTGATGAGGCGGACGAGCAGGACCTGGAAGCAGAGGAGGGCGAGTACCCCGACGAGGAGGAGCGGCCCGCCGACGGGCGCTCCTGA
- a CDS encoding gas vesicle protein GvpG produces MGLLSMILTAPAAPVRFVDWTARQVLDAAERELYDPSRIRQQLAELSERLDAGELSESEFDQAEDELLDQLEEAERYQQGLL; encoded by the coding sequence ATGGGCCTCCTCAGCATGATCCTCACCGCTCCCGCCGCGCCTGTCCGGTTCGTCGACTGGACGGCGCGCCAGGTCCTGGACGCGGCGGAGCGGGAGCTGTACGACCCCTCACGCATCCGACAGCAGCTGGCGGAACTGTCCGAGCGCCTCGACGCCGGAGAGCTGTCCGAGAGCGAGTTCGACCAGGCGGAGGACGAACTGCTGGACCAGCTGGAGGAAGCCGAGCGGTACCAACAAGGTCTTCTATAG
- a CDS encoding GvpL/GvpF family gas vesicle protein, with translation MSTYVYGIVRDDESLDGVKLSGVGQDAAPVRFVRAYGVAAAVSDAPEGLRAKRRDLEAHQNVLQDLAQARGVLPLRFGAVSEDDDAVAAELARFADHYSVLLDQLQGRVEFNVKASHNEEAALRAVLRADEGLRARNEELKAAGGGTPAERMAFGEQVSQAVEELRRRDAEAVLKPLEGLAERVSAWPAVDGGLANASFLVHRDRTGDFLREAARVQQELASYMEVRVNGPLPPYSFVASPQQ, from the coding sequence GTGAGCACCTACGTCTACGGGATCGTCCGCGACGACGAGTCCCTCGACGGCGTCAAACTGTCCGGGGTTGGCCAGGACGCGGCGCCGGTGCGCTTCGTCCGCGCCTACGGCGTGGCCGCCGCGGTCAGCGACGCCCCCGAGGGCCTGCGCGCCAAGCGGCGCGACCTGGAGGCGCACCAGAACGTGCTCCAGGACCTGGCCCAGGCCCGCGGCGTCCTGCCCCTGCGCTTCGGCGCGGTGAGCGAGGACGACGACGCGGTCGCCGCCGAGCTGGCCCGCTTCGCCGACCACTACTCCGTGCTCCTGGACCAGCTCCAGGGCCGGGTGGAGTTCAACGTCAAGGCCAGCCACAACGAGGAGGCCGCCCTGCGCGCCGTGCTGCGCGCCGACGAGGGGCTGCGGGCCCGCAACGAGGAGCTCAAGGCGGCCGGGGGAGGCACCCCCGCCGAACGGATGGCCTTCGGGGAGCAGGTCTCCCAGGCGGTGGAGGAGCTGAGGCGCCGTGACGCCGAGGCCGTCCTGAAGCCCCTGGAAGGACTGGCCGAGCGCGTGTCCGCCTGGCCCGCCGTGGACGGCGGCCTGGCCAACGCCTCCTTCCTCGTGCACCGGGACCGCACCGGGGACTTCCTGCGCGAGGCGGCCCGGGTCCAACAGGAACTGGCCTCCTACATGGAGGTCCGCGTCAACGGACCCCTGCCGCCCTACAGCTTCGTGGCGTCCCCCCAACAGTGA
- a CDS encoding gas vesicle structural protein GvpA, with product MTVMQQSSGGGRSSGNLYEILDLILDKGLVIDVFARVSLVGIELLTVDVRIVVASVDTYLRFAEACNRLDLTSSGGAGLPDLLDSGMEKGARSKSKGALSGAAEAISESFSKGQSDEQEKQPARARRRSSAKKEGEE from the coding sequence ATGACGGTGATGCAGCAGTCATCCGGAGGCGGCCGCAGCTCCGGCAACCTCTACGAGATCCTCGATCTCATCCTCGACAAGGGACTGGTGATCGACGTGTTCGCCAGGGTCTCCCTCGTGGGCATCGAACTCCTCACCGTCGACGTGCGCATCGTGGTCGCCAGCGTCGACACCTACCTGCGCTTCGCCGAGGCGTGCAACCGCCTCGACCTGACCAGCAGCGGCGGGGCCGGACTCCCCGACCTGCTCGACAGCGGCATGGAGAAGGGCGCGCGCAGCAAGTCCAAGGGCGCGCTCTCCGGTGCGGCCGAGGCCATCTCCGAGTCCTTCTCCAAGGGACAGTCCGACGAACAGGAGAAGCAGCCCGCGCGCGCCCGCCGGCGCTCCTCCGCCAAGAAGGAGGGCGAGGAGTGA
- a CDS encoding gas vesicle protein GvpO, translating to MSQDSKDDGSPPREGRRKTMMQRLREAQEQFEEVTGLEVEGVSGFQRSGDGWDLTLEVLELRRVPDTVSLLATYSVELDADGEIEGYKRGKRYTRGRSDG from the coding sequence ATGAGTCAGGACAGCAAGGACGACGGTTCCCCTCCGCGCGAGGGACGACGCAAGACGATGATGCAGCGTCTGCGCGAGGCCCAGGAGCAGTTCGAGGAAGTGACCGGGCTGGAGGTCGAGGGCGTCTCCGGGTTCCAACGATCCGGAGACGGCTGGGACCTGACCCTCGAAGTACTCGAACTGCGCCGGGTTCCGGACACGGTGAGCCTGCTGGCCACGTATTCCGTGGAACTCGACGCCGACGGGGAGATCGAGGGGTACAAGCGCGGCAAGCGCTACACCCGCGGTCGCTCCGACGGCTGA
- a CDS encoding class II fructose-bisphosphate aldolase: protein MTLVGITTLLERAVARRGGVGAFNVVLLEHVEALIAGAERAAAPVVLQISQNCVRYHGALAPLALATLAAAREAAVPTAVHLDHATDVPLVREAIELGVTSVMFDASALDYEDNVAATRAVVGYCHTRGVAVEAELGEVGGKDGVHAPGARTRPEEAAEFVRATGVDSLAVAVGTSHAMRTRDARVDHELIGRLNRAVPVPLVLHGSSGVADADLVKAVDSGMTKVNIATRLNDAFSGALRARLDERPDLTDPRAYLAPCRDALADEAHALLRLLRAG from the coding sequence ATGACACTCGTTGGGATCACCACGCTGCTGGAGCGGGCCGTCGCCCGACGCGGGGGCGTCGGCGCCTTCAACGTCGTCCTGTTGGAGCACGTCGAGGCGCTGATCGCCGGAGCCGAGCGCGCCGCGGCCCCCGTCGTCCTCCAGATCAGCCAGAACTGCGTGCGCTACCACGGGGCGCTGGCCCCCCTCGCGCTGGCCACGCTCGCCGCCGCCCGCGAGGCGGCCGTGCCGACCGCCGTCCACCTCGACCACGCCACCGACGTCCCGCTCGTACGCGAGGCGATCGAGCTGGGCGTCACCAGCGTCATGTTCGACGCCTCCGCGCTGGACTACGAGGACAACGTCGCGGCCACCCGCGCGGTGGTCGGCTACTGCCACACCCGCGGCGTCGCGGTGGAGGCCGAACTCGGCGAGGTCGGCGGCAAGGACGGCGTCCACGCCCCGGGCGCGCGCACCCGGCCCGAGGAGGCGGCGGAGTTCGTCCGCGCGACCGGGGTGGACTCGCTGGCCGTCGCGGTCGGCACCTCGCACGCGATGCGCACCCGCGACGCCCGGGTGGACCACGAGCTCATCGGCCGCCTGAACCGGGCGGTCCCCGTGCCGCTGGTGCTGCACGGGTCGTCGGGGGTCGCCGACGCCGACCTGGTCAAGGCGGTGGACAGCGGCATGACCAAGGTCAACATCGCCACGCGGCTCAACGACGCCTTCTCCGGGGCGCTGCGCGCGCGGCTCGACGAACGGCCCGACCTGACCGATCCGCGGGCGTACCTGGCTCCGTGCCGTGACGCGCTGGCGGACGAGGCGCACGCCCTGCTCCGCCTCCTGCGCGCGGGGTGA
- a CDS encoding 1-phosphofructokinase family hexose kinase — protein MIVTVTANPAVDTTYEVDALVPGRSLRVSRVWERPGGKGLNVSRVLRGLGEPTLAVAPLGGPTGRWIARALTGDGHRLRVVPIEGTTRRTLTVVGTDTTVLNEPGPPLSARERAALTEAVRDALTGARALVLSGSLPPGAPDDLYAELVRVAARARVPAVVDATGPALLAAAAAGAAVVKPNADELRATTGGCGADAARQLLRAGARSVVVSLGSRGLLAFHGDRGWRAGAVPGVTGNPTGAGDAAAAAIALGTAAADPWPRTLARAAALGAAAVLAPTAGEADPRAYRAFLPTVHVEEYA, from the coding sequence GTGATCGTCACCGTCACCGCCAACCCCGCCGTCGATACGACCTACGAGGTCGACGCCCTCGTACCGGGCCGCTCCCTGCGGGTCTCGCGCGTGTGGGAGCGCCCGGGCGGCAAGGGCCTCAACGTGTCCCGGGTCCTGCGCGGGCTCGGCGAGCCCACGCTCGCGGTCGCCCCCCTCGGCGGACCGACCGGCCGGTGGATCGCCCGCGCCCTGACCGGGGACGGGCACCGTCTGCGGGTGGTGCCCATCGAGGGCACGACCCGGCGCACCCTGACCGTCGTGGGCACCGACACCACGGTCCTCAACGAACCGGGCCCGCCGCTGAGCGCCCGGGAACGGGCCGCGCTGACGGAGGCGGTGCGCGACGCGCTGACCGGCGCCCGCGCGCTCGTGCTCTCCGGCAGCCTGCCCCCGGGCGCACCGGACGACCTGTACGCGGAACTGGTGCGCGTCGCCGCGCGGGCGCGCGTTCCCGCCGTCGTCGACGCCACCGGCCCGGCGCTGCTGGCCGCGGCGGCGGCCGGGGCCGCGGTGGTCAAACCGAACGCGGACGAGCTGCGCGCCACCACCGGCGGATGCGGCGCCGACGCCGCCCGCCAACTGCTGCGGGCCGGGGCCCGCAGCGTGGTCGTCTCCCTCGGGAGCCGGGGCCTGCTGGCCTTCCACGGCGACCGGGGGTGGCGGGCGGGCGCGGTCCCGGGCGTGACCGGCAACCCGACCGGAGCCGGGGACGCGGCGGCCGCCGCGATAGCCCTGGGCACGGCCGCCGCCGACCCCTGGCCCCGGACCCTGGCCCGCGCCGCCGCGCTCGGCGCCGCCGCCGTGCTCGCCCCCACCGCGGGAGAGGCCGACCCGCGGGCCTACCGCGCGTTCCTGCCCACCGTGCACGTCGAGGAGTACGCATGA
- a CDS encoding ROK family protein codes for MSAVVAVDVGGTLTKAALVDADHRVLLARRTPTPTGPRVAEAVIDTAAALVGELRSASRDAPVAAVGAVVPGIVDVGRGVAVWSENLLWRDVPVRDRLAERCGLPVALGHDVAAGGLAEQRLGAARGHEDAVFVPIGTGLSAALLLGGRAHTAGGFAGEMGHVDVGHGGPCACGATGCLEAIASAAAIARRYAERTGRPTREAREVADLLVRGDPDARRVWDEAVDALALGLSWISAVLAPRVIVVGGGLARSGELLLAPLRERLEARLTFHRRPDVVPAALGDEAGCLGAALLARELLERP; via the coding sequence GTGAGCGCCGTCGTCGCCGTCGACGTCGGCGGAACCCTGACCAAGGCGGCCCTCGTGGACGCCGACCACAGGGTGCTCCTCGCCCGCAGGACGCCCACGCCCACGGGACCCCGCGTCGCCGAGGCCGTGATCGACACCGCCGCCGCCCTCGTCGGGGAGCTGCGCTCCGCGTCCCGGGACGCCCCGGTCGCGGCGGTCGGGGCGGTCGTCCCCGGCATCGTCGACGTCGGGCGCGGGGTGGCGGTGTGGTCGGAGAACCTCCTCTGGCGCGACGTGCCGGTACGCGACCGGCTCGCCGAGCGCTGCGGGCTGCCCGTCGCCCTCGGGCACGACGTGGCCGCCGGAGGCCTGGCCGAACAGCGGCTCGGCGCCGCGCGCGGCCACGAGGACGCCGTCTTCGTCCCCATCGGCACCGGCCTGTCGGCGGCCCTGCTCCTGGGCGGGCGGGCGCACACCGCGGGCGGCTTCGCGGGCGAGATGGGACACGTGGACGTGGGCCACGGCGGGCCGTGCGCCTGCGGCGCCACCGGGTGCCTGGAGGCGATCGCCTCGGCCGCGGCCATCGCCCGCCGCTACGCCGAGCGCACGGGGCGGCCCACCCGGGAGGCCCGTGAGGTGGCCGACCTCCTCGTACGGGGCGACCCCGACGCCAGGCGGGTGTGGGACGAGGCCGTGGACGCCCTGGCGCTCGGCCTCTCCTGGATCAGCGCCGTGCTCGCCCCGCGGGTCATCGTGGTCGGCGGCGGTCTGGCCCGGTCCGGCGAACTGCTGCTCGCCCCGCTGCGCGAACGGCTCGAAGCCCGCCTGACCTTCCACCGGCGTCCGGACGTGGTCCCCGCCGCGCTGGGCGACGAGGCCGGGTGCCTGGGCGCGGCGCTGCTGGCCCGGGAACTGCTGGAGCGCCCGTGA
- a CDS encoding SIS domain-containing protein — protein sequence MNTHVTAEIASQPQCWRRVADALASAEPALPRPGERTAVVGCGTSWFVAMSYAALRERAGQGGTDAFPGSEVPPGRSYDRVVAISRSGTTTEVTDLLRAARDVPTTVITAVPGSPVTELADLSVVLDFADERSVVQTRYATTALALLRAHLGHDVERFARDGERALEAPLDPLVRAEQITFLGRGWTVGLAHEAALKSREAARMWTEAYPAMEYRHGPLTIAEPGRLVWSFGEPPAGLAAEVEATGAAFRASDLDPLADLVVAQRLAVALAERRRLDADRPRNLTRSVVLADEPT from the coding sequence ATGAACACCCATGTCACCGCGGAGATCGCCAGCCAGCCGCAGTGCTGGCGGCGCGTCGCGGACGCGCTGGCGTCCGCCGAACCCGCGCTGCCGCGTCCGGGGGAGCGCACGGCCGTCGTCGGCTGCGGCACGTCCTGGTTCGTCGCGATGTCCTACGCCGCCCTGCGCGAGCGGGCCGGGCAGGGCGGGACCGACGCGTTCCCGGGTTCGGAGGTGCCGCCCGGCCGCTCCTACGACCGCGTCGTGGCCATCAGCCGCTCCGGCACGACGACCGAGGTCACGGACCTGCTCAGGGCGGCCCGGGACGTGCCCACCACCGTGATCACCGCCGTGCCCGGCTCGCCGGTCACCGAACTCGCCGACCTGAGCGTGGTGCTGGACTTCGCCGACGAGAGGTCGGTGGTGCAGACCCGCTACGCCACGACGGCGCTCGCCCTGCTGCGCGCCCACCTGGGCCACGACGTCGAGCGCTTCGCCCGCGACGGCGAGCGGGCCCTGGAGGCCCCGCTGGACCCCCTGGTCCGCGCCGAACAGATCACCTTCCTCGGCCGGGGGTGGACGGTGGGCTTGGCGCACGAGGCGGCGTTGAAGTCGCGTGAGGCGGCGCGGATGTGGACGGAGGCCTACCCGGCGATGGAGTACCGCCACGGCCCCCTCACCATCGCCGAGCCGGGACGGCTCGTGTGGTCCTTCGGCGAGCCGCCCGCGGGCCTGGCCGCCGAGGTCGAGGCCACCGGCGCCGCCTTCCGCGCCAGCGACCTGGATCCTCTGGCCGACCTCGTCGTGGCCCAGCGCCTGGCCGTCGCCCTCGCCGAACGGCGGCGGCTCGACGCGGACCGGCCCCGCAACCTCACCCGTTCGGTCGTCCTCGCGGACGAGCCGACGTGA
- a CDS encoding DeoR/GlpR family DNA-binding transcription regulator produces MDRHQRLTAVLELLSERGSLSVDEAVEELGVSPATVRRDLDHLEQQQLLTRTRGGALASSVSYDLPLSYKAARHAEEKERIAQAIADLVPPGSVVGLNGGTTTTQVARALALHESFRGEDPGRGLTVVTSALNIATELLVRPHIKVVVVGGVVRPRSYELVGPLAERVLETLSLNVAVIGADAVGADIGAMAFDEDEAAANTLLARRAERVIVAADSHKIGQRAFARILPVAGIDVLVTDKDADPDVVDGFTRAGVEVVQA; encoded by the coding sequence ATGGACCGCCACCAGCGTTTGACGGCTGTGCTCGAACTGCTCTCCGAGCGCGGGTCCCTCTCCGTCGACGAGGCGGTGGAGGAGCTGGGGGTCTCCCCGGCCACCGTCCGGCGCGACCTCGACCACCTGGAGCAGCAGCAGCTCCTGACCCGCACGCGGGGCGGCGCCCTGGCCTCCTCCGTCTCCTACGACCTGCCGCTGAGCTACAAGGCCGCCCGGCACGCCGAGGAGAAGGAGCGCATCGCCCAGGCGATCGCGGACCTGGTCCCCCCGGGTTCGGTCGTCGGCCTCAACGGCGGCACCACGACCACCCAGGTGGCGCGCGCCCTGGCCCTGCACGAGAGCTTCCGCGGCGAGGACCCCGGGCGCGGCCTGACCGTGGTGACCAGCGCGCTCAACATCGCCACCGAACTCCTGGTGCGCCCCCACATCAAGGTGGTCGTCGTGGGCGGGGTCGTGCGCCCCCGCTCCTACGAGCTGGTGGGGCCGCTCGCCGAGCGGGTCCTGGAGACGCTCTCCCTGAACGTGGCCGTGATCGGGGCCGACGCCGTGGGCGCCGACATCGGCGCCATGGCCTTCGACGAGGACGAGGCCGCCGCCAACACGCTGCTCGCCCGGCGCGCCGAGCGGGTCATCGTGGCCGCGGACAGCCACAAGATCGGCCAGCGGGCCTTCGCCCGGATCCTGCCGGTCGCCGGTATCGACGTCCTGGTGACCGACAAGGACGCGGACCCCGACGTCGTGGACGGCTTCACCAGGGCCGGGGTCGAGGTCGTCCAGGCCTGA